The sequence GCATCCTGGCCACGGCCTTGCATGCCGATGGCGCGCACAACCAGATCCTGTGCGTGCCGGGTACGGTCGCGTCCGGCAAAGTGCTGGGCGACCCCTTCCTGCGCATGGATGGCCAGGCGGTGTTCAAGTTTGCCGTCAAGGTCCTTGGCGATGTGGCCCAGGAAGTTCTTGAAGCGGCTGGCGTCGGTGTGGACGGAGTCGATTGGTTGATTCCGCACCAGGCCAACGTCCGCATCATCCAGTCTACGGCCAAGCGCCTGGGGCTGCCGCTCGAACGCGTGGTCAGCACCGTCGCGGCTCATGGCAATACGTCGGCGGCCTCGATTCCGCTGGCGCTCGACACCGCGATCCGCGACGGCCGCGTGCAACGCGGACAACGCCTGGTGCTCGAAGGCGTCGGCGGCGGCTTTACCTGGGGCGCTGCGCTGGTTCAGTATTGATAGGCGCTGTTCAAGGAGCATCAATGAAATTCGCACTCGTTTTCCCGGGGCAGGGTTCGCAGTCCGTCGGCATGATGGCCGCCTATGGCGACTCGCCCGAGATCCGTCATACCTTCCAGGAAGCGTCCGACGCCCTCGGTGAAGACCTCTGGGCGATGGTTGCCGACGGTCCGGCCGAGCGGCTGTCGCAGACCGTCAATACCCAGCCGCTGATGCTGACCGCAGGCGTGGCGGTGTACCGCGCGTGGCGCGCCGCGGGCGGCCCGGTGCCGGATATCGTTGCCGGCCACAGCCTGGGCGAATACAGCGCGCTGGTGGCTGCGGGCGCAATGGCGTTTGCCGATGCCGTGCCGCTGGTGCGGTTCCGTGCTGCGGCGATGCAGGAAGCCGTGCCGGCAGGACAAGGGGCCATGGCGGCCTTGCTCGGCCTGGATGCCGATGCCGTGGTGGCCGTGTGCGCCGAGGTCGCCGAGGTCGCCGAGGGCGACGTGGTCGAGGCCGCGAACCTGAATGCGCCGGGGCAGATCGTGATCGCCGGTAGCAGCGCTGCCGTCGAGCGTGCCATGGCGCTGGCCAAGACGCGGGGCGCCAAGCGGGCCGTGCTGTTGCCGGTCAGTGCGCCATTCCACTGTGCGCTGATGAAACCGGCAGCGGATCGCCTCGCCGAGCGCCTGGCGTCGGTCGCCATCCAGGCGCCGAGCATTCCCGTGCTGAACAACGTCGATGTGGCGGTCTGCAACGACCCGGTCGCCATTCGTGACGCGCTGGTGCGCCAGGCCTATTCGCCGGTGCGCTGGATCGAGTCGGTGGCCGCGATTGCGGCGCAGGGGGCTGCCGCGGTGTTTGAATGCGGCCCGGGCAAGGTGCTCGCCGGCATGACCAAGCGCATCGCCCGTGATGTGCAGGGCGCGGCCCTGGCCGATGAAGCCTCGCTGCTCGAATCGATTGCTCTGGTAAAGGAAAACGCATGACGAAGGTACTTGAAGGGCAAGTTGCGTTGGTCACCGGCGCGTCCCGCGGCATCGGCCGCGCGATTGCCATGGAACTGGCCGGCATGGGTGCCACGGTGGTCGGTACGGCCACTTCCGAGGCCGGTGCGGCCGATATCGCCAAGTCCTTGACCGAGGGTGGCCACAAGGGCACCGGCCTGGTGTTGAACGTGACCGACGCGGCCGCCTGCGAAGCGACGATTGCCTCGATCGAAAAGCAGTTCGGCGCCATCGCCGTTCTGGTCAACAACGCCGGCATTACCCGCGACAACCTCGCCATGCGCATGAAGGACGAGGAGTGGGACGCGGTGGTCGACACCAACCTGAAAGCCGTTTTCCGCATGTCGCGGCTGGTGATGCGCGGCATGATGAAAGCGCGCCATGGCCGCATCATCAACGTCACCTCGGTGGTGGCCAGTTCCGGCAACCCCGGCCAGGCCAACTACGCAGCGGCCAAGGCGGGTGTGGCCGGCATGGCGCGCGCGCTGGCGCGCGAGCTGGGCAGCCGGAACATCACGGTCAATTGCGTGGCGCCGGGATTTATTGATACCGACATGACCCGTGCGCTGCCGGATGCGGCACGCGAGGCCCTGACCGGTCAGATTGCCGCCGGCCGCCTTGGCCGGCCTGAAGAAGTTGCAGCAGCGGTGGGCTTTTTGGCATCGCCTGCTGCGTCCTATGTCACTGGTACGACCTTGCATGTCAATGGTGGCATGTACATGGCGTAAACATGACGCTATCGGTGCGCTGCCTTTTTGGTAGAATACGCCCGCCTTAACTACATACCCGCATATCCGGGAAGGAGCTATTTCATGGAGAACATCGAACAACGCGTCAAGAAAATCGTCGCGGAGCAACTCGGTGTTAACGAGTCCGAAATCAAGAACGAGTCCTCGTTCGTGGACGATCTGGGCGCAGATTCGCTGGACACCGTGGAACTGGTGATGGCACTCGAGGAAGAGTTCGAGTGCGAGATTCCGGACGAAGAGGCTGAGAAGATCACCACCGTGCAGCAAGCGATCGATTACGTGACTGCGCATCTGAACAAGTAATCAACTACTACCGGAGCGAACATTGACCCGTCGCAGAGTTGTTGTGACCGGCCTGGGGATCGTATCCCCGGTCGGAAATACCATCCCGGAGGCTTGGGACAACATCGTAAATGGCCGCTCCGGTATCACGGAGATTACGCGTTTTGACGCGTCGGCCTTCCCGGTGCGTATCGCCGGGGAGGTCCAGAATTTCGATGTGGGCACCTATCTGTCGCCGAAAGAGGCAAGACGGATGGATACCTTCATCCACTATGGCCTGGCCGCTGGTATTCAAGCCGTCCGCGATGCGGGGCTCGAAGAGGGAAGTGCCGATGCCGAGCGCATCGGTGTGAATATCGGCTCGGGCATCGGTGGTCTGCCGATGATCGAGGCGACCCACAACGATTACCTCAAGGCCGGCCATCGCAAGATTTCGCCGTTCTTCATTCCGGGCACGATCATCAACATGATCGCCGGCCATCTGTCGATCATGTATGGCTTCAAGGGGCCCTGCCTGGCAATGGTGACCGCCTGCACGACGGCAACCCACTGCATTGGCGAAGCCGCGCGCATGATCCAGTACGGCGATGTCGACGTGATGGTGGCCGGGGGTGCCGAGGCAACGATCACGCCGCTGGCGATCGGTGGCTTTGCCTCCGCCAAGGCGCTGTCGACCCGTAATGATGATCCGGCGACCGCGAGTCGTCCGTGGGATTCGGGTCGCGATGGCTTCGTGCTCGGCGAGGGCGCCGGCGTGGTGGTGCTTGAAGAATACGAGCGTGCCAAGGCGCGCGGTGCCAAGATCTACGCCGAGGTGGTGGGCTACGGTCTGAGCGCCGACGCCTATCACATGACGGCACCGTGCGAAGACGGTGACGGCGCGGCTCGCTCCATGGCCAACGCCATTCGCGACGCCAAGCTGTCGACGTCGGATTTCGACTACATCAACGCGCACGGCACCTCGACGCCGCTGGGCGATGTGGCCGAGACGGTGGCCGTCAAGCGCTGCTTCGGCGATCACGCCAAGAACCTGGTGGTCAGCTCGACCAAGTCGATGACCGGCCACCTGCTCGGTGCCGCAGGCGGTGTGGAGGCCGTGTTTACCGCGCTCGCCGTGCATCACCAGATCGCGCCGCCGACGATCAACATCTTTGACCAGGATCCGGCCTGCGATCTGGACTATGCCGCCAACAAGGCCCGGCCGATGGAAATCCGGGTGGCGCTGTCGAACTCCTTCGGGTTCGGTGGCACCAACGGCACGCTGGCGCTGGCAAAAGTCTGAGCATGGCGGAGGCGGTTTTCCGCCTGCCGCTGACGCTGGAATTGAAGCCGTCCCGACGGTTGCACCATCTTGCGATGGCGGCAGCGGTCGGGACGGCTTTGGTTTTTGCGCTGACCCCGGGGATTGGCATTGTGCTGCGTGCCGCGGGTGGCCTCGCGGCGCTGCTGCTGTTCTGGCGTGCTGGCCGCAGGCGCTCGGGCGGTACGCTGACGCTGCTGCCCGATGCTCAGTGGATTGCCCCCGGACAGGACGAGGCCTGTGCATTGGCCGCGTCGAGTGTCGATCTGTTTGGCGTGCTGTGGCTGCACGGCCGGTGTCCGGATGGCCGCCGGCTGGCGCTGATGGTGATGCCGGACGCGTTGGTGCATCCGGAGGGCTGGCGTTGGCTGTGCGTGTGGTTCCGCAATGCCCCTGGCGAGGCGGCTTTGGCGACCGATACGACCCGGCGCTGACGTTCAGCGGGCGGTTGGCCGGCGCGGGCGCAGGACGGTGTCCCTGGGCTTTGGCAGGGTGTCCGGGTAGTCGCGGCTGAAATGCAGGCCGCGGCTTTCCTTGCGCCGCAGGGCGCTGCGCACGATCAGGTCGGCGGTGGTGACCAGGTTGCGCAGCTCGATCAGGTCGTTGGTGACCCGGAAGTTGGTGTAGAACTCGTTGATTTCCCGCGTCAGCAGGCGAATCCGGTGCTGCGCGCGCAGCAGGCGCTTGTTGGTGCGGACGATGCCGACGTAGTCCCACATGAACCTGCGCAGCTCTTCCCAGTTGTGGGAGATGACGATTTCTTCGTCGGCATCGGTGACACGACTCTCATCCCAGGACGGCAGCGGCAGGGCGGGTTGCGGCGCTTGGGCCAGAATGGCATTGGCGATGCTTTCGCTGAATACCACGCATTCGAGCAATGAGTTGCTCGCCAGGCGGTTCGCGCCATGCAGGCCGGTACACGTCGCTTCGCCGACGGCATAGAGCGCCGGCAGATCGGTGCGGCCGTCGAGATCGGTGACGATGCCACCGCAGGTGTAGTGAGCGGCCGGCACGACCGGAATGGGCTGGGTGGTGATGTCGATGCCCAGTTCCAGGCAGCGGGCGTGGATGGTCGGGAAGTGGGTCTTGAGGAAATCGGCGGGTTTGTGGCTGATGTCCAGGAAAACGCAGTCCAGGCCGCGTTTTTTCATCTCGAAATCGATGGCGCGGGCGACGATGTCGCGCGGCGCCAGTTCCGCGCGCGGGTCGTGCTCCGGCATGAAGCGCTCGCCGTTGGGCAGGCGCAACAGGCCGCCCTCTCCGCGAACTGCTTCAGACACCAGAAAGGACTTGGCTTGCGGATGGTAGAGGCAGGTGGGGTGGAACTGGATGAACTCCATGTTCGCCACCCGGCAGCCCGCTCGCCAGGCCATGGCGATGCCGTCGCCAGTGGCGGTGTCGGGGTTCGTCGTATAGACATAGACCTTGCCTGCGCCGCCGGTGGCCAGCACGGTGGCCGAGGCGCTCAGGGTTTTGACGTGATCGTTGTCGATGTCGAGCACATAGGCGCCGAGGCATCCGCGCTCGGCCTGGCCGAGCTTGCTGCCCGGGATCAGGTCGATGGCGATGTGCTTTTCCAGCACCGTGATGTTCGGGTGGGCAATGACTTGCTGGGTGAGCGTGGCCTGCACGGCGGCGCCGGTGGCGTCGGCGGCGTGGATGATGCGCCGGTGGCTGTGGCCGCCCTCGCGGGTGAGGTGGTAGCCGGTCGGGGCGCTGTCATCGCGGGTAAACGGGACGCCGCGGTCGATCAGCCACTCGATGGCGCGACGACTGTTCTCGACCACATGCTGTGTGGCGGCGAGGCTGTTGAGGCCGGCGCCGGCATCGAAGGTGTCGTCGATATGCGATTCGACACTGTCGGTCGGGTCGAGCACGGCAGCGATGCCGCCCTGTGCCCAGGCGCTGGCGCTGTCGGTAAGGCTGCGTTTGGTGACGATCGCGACACGGCGGTGGTCGGCAAGGCGCAGGGCGAGCGATTGGCCAGCGAGGCCACTTCCAATGATGACGACGTCGAAGGCTTCCACCGACTGATTCCAGCGAAAAAAGGTCGGCGCCAACTATATCACCCGGAATGCCTGTGCTGGTGCCGCAAAAACCCTGGCGTCGTCTGAACTATTCGCGTGAGGGGTGGTCGATTGCACAGGTTGATACGTTTTTGGCGACGGGCACCGGGTTGGTTATACTTTCGCGGTTTATTCGCCACCGCGAAGGTTTCCCGATTGTCCCGAGCCAAATGACCGACCGAGAATTGGATCAACAACTTGTCGAGCGCGTTCAGCGCGGAGACAAACAGGCCTTTGGCCTGTTGGTTTCCAAGTATCAGCGCAAGTTGTTGCGCTTGCTGTCGCGACTGATCCGTGATCCGGCGGAGGTGGAGGATGTTGCCCAGGAAACGTTCATCAAGGCGTATCGCGCCTTGCCGGCGTTTCGGGGCGAAAGTGCTTTTTACACCTGGCTGTATCGCATTGGTGTGAACACGGCGAAGAACTATCTGGTTGCTCAGGGCCGAAGAGCGCCGACGACCACGGGTTTCAAC comes from Denitromonas sp. and encodes:
- the nadB gene encoding L-aspartate oxidase, with the translated sequence MEAFDVVIIGSGLAGQSLALRLADHRRVAIVTKRSLTDSASAWAQGGIAAVLDPTDSVESHIDDTFDAGAGLNSLAATQHVVENSRRAIEWLIDRGVPFTRDDSAPTGYHLTREGGHSHRRIIHAADATGAAVQATLTQQVIAHPNITVLEKHIAIDLIPGSKLGQAERGCLGAYVLDIDNDHVKTLSASATVLATGGAGKVYVYTTNPDTATGDGIAMAWRAGCRVANMEFIQFHPTCLYHPQAKSFLVSEAVRGEGGLLRLPNGERFMPEHDPRAELAPRDIVARAIDFEMKKRGLDCVFLDISHKPADFLKTHFPTIHARCLELGIDITTQPIPVVPAAHYTCGGIVTDLDGRTDLPALYAVGEATCTGLHGANRLASNSLLECVVFSESIANAILAQAPQPALPLPSWDESRVTDADEEIVISHNWEELRRFMWDYVGIVRTNKRLLRAQHRIRLLTREINEFYTNFRVTNDLIELRNLVTTADLIVRSALRRKESRGLHFSRDYPDTLPKPRDTVLRPRRPTAR
- the acpP gene encoding acyl carrier protein, producing MENIEQRVKKIVAEQLGVNESEIKNESSFVDDLGADSLDTVELVMALEEEFECEIPDEEAEKITTVQQAIDYVTAHLNK
- the fabD gene encoding ACP S-malonyltransferase, whose product is MKFALVFPGQGSQSVGMMAAYGDSPEIRHTFQEASDALGEDLWAMVADGPAERLSQTVNTQPLMLTAGVAVYRAWRAAGGPVPDIVAGHSLGEYSALVAAGAMAFADAVPLVRFRAAAMQEAVPAGQGAMAALLGLDADAVVAVCAEVAEVAEGDVVEAANLNAPGQIVIAGSSAAVERAMALAKTRGAKRAVLLPVSAPFHCALMKPAADRLAERLASVAIQAPSIPVLNNVDVAVCNDPVAIRDALVRQAYSPVRWIESVAAIAAQGAAAVFECGPGKVLAGMTKRIARDVQGAALADEASLLESIALVKENA
- the fabF gene encoding beta-ketoacyl-ACP synthase II — protein: MTRRRVVVTGLGIVSPVGNTIPEAWDNIVNGRSGITEITRFDASAFPVRIAGEVQNFDVGTYLSPKEARRMDTFIHYGLAAGIQAVRDAGLEEGSADAERIGVNIGSGIGGLPMIEATHNDYLKAGHRKISPFFIPGTIINMIAGHLSIMYGFKGPCLAMVTACTTATHCIGEAARMIQYGDVDVMVAGGAEATITPLAIGGFASAKALSTRNDDPATASRPWDSGRDGFVLGEGAGVVVLEEYERAKARGAKIYAEVVGYGLSADAYHMTAPCEDGDGAARSMANAIRDAKLSTSDFDYINAHGTSTPLGDVAETVAVKRCFGDHAKNLVVSSTKSMTGHLLGAAGGVEAVFTALAVHHQIAPPTINIFDQDPACDLDYAANKARPMEIRVALSNSFGFGGTNGTLALAKV
- a CDS encoding protein YgfX; amino-acid sequence: MAEAVFRLPLTLELKPSRRLHHLAMAAAVGTALVFALTPGIGIVLRAAGGLAALLLFWRAGRRRSGGTLTLLPDAQWIAPGQDEACALAASSVDLFGVLWLHGRCPDGRRLALMVMPDALVHPEGWRWLCVWFRNAPGEAALATDTTRR
- the fabG gene encoding 3-oxoacyl-ACP reductase FabG is translated as MTKVLEGQVALVTGASRGIGRAIAMELAGMGATVVGTATSEAGAADIAKSLTEGGHKGTGLVLNVTDAAACEATIASIEKQFGAIAVLVNNAGITRDNLAMRMKDEEWDAVVDTNLKAVFRMSRLVMRGMMKARHGRIINVTSVVASSGNPGQANYAAAKAGVAGMARALARELGSRNITVNCVAPGFIDTDMTRALPDAAREALTGQIAAGRLGRPEEVAAAVGFLASPAASYVTGTTLHVNGGMYMA
- the rpoE gene encoding RNA polymerase sigma factor RpoE, producing MTDRELDQQLVERVQRGDKQAFGLLVSKYQRKLLRLLSRLIRDPAEVEDVAQETFIKAYRALPAFRGESAFYTWLYRIGVNTAKNYLVAQGRRAPTTTGFNSEEAETFDDGEQLRDINTPERLMMSRQIGQTVEIAMEALPEELRTAIVLREIEGMSYEEIAGIMECPIGTVRSRIFRAREAIAEKLRPLLDTAPDQRW